The Palaeococcus ferrophilus DSM 13482 genomic interval GGAGACTAGGGCGAACGCCTCCATTCATACGTTCTTCATGCTGACTGAGATAGACGCGATTTTTCTCAACGGGGAGAGAAGGGTGGTGGACGTCAGGAGGGCAAAGCCGTGGCGGCTCTACGTTCCCCAGAGGGCCGCGAGGTATGTTATCGAAACGCCCCCCGGTGTGGCGGAGGGCCTGGAAGTGGAACCGGGAGATGAGATAGAGTGGATCGTGGAGAGGCCGAGGGAAAGGGCAATTCCCGCTCCAATGGGCGTTCTCGAAGACCTCGGCATAGGGGACGTTAAGGGAGCGATAAATCTGGCGGAGCCGAAGCTCGAAGAGGCCCTTAAAGAATC includes:
- a CDS encoding DUF192 domain-containing protein; amino-acid sequence: MLINRTKNKVWHGRVEVADTFLKRFRGLMLKPRVESALLFLLPAETRANASIHTFFMLTEIDAIFLNGERRVVDVRRAKPWRLYVPQRAARYVIETPPGVAEGLEVEPGDEIEWIVERPRERAIPAPMGVLEDLGIGDVKGAINLAEPKLEEALKES